The Scylla paramamosain isolate STU-SP2022 chromosome 27, ASM3559412v1, whole genome shotgun sequence genome contains the following window.
aggaaggagagctactccatctacatctacaaggtgctcaagcaagtccacccagacactggcgtgtcctccaaggccatgtcaatcatgaactcgttcgtgaatgacattttcgagcgcatcgctgccgaggcatcccgcctggcacactataacaagcgctccaccatcaccagccgggaaatccagaccgctgtccgtcttcttctgcctggtgaactggcaaaacacgctgtttctgaaggcaccaaggctgttaccaagtatacctcctcaaagtaaacaggcggccagtatactgctgccagtataaaataatacccggctccattggagccacacttgaaaaggaaaaaagatacgatatagacaaatgcattattattataattattgttattattattaatattattattattattatttttattattattattattattattattattattattattattattattatcattattaataatattaatattgttgtttttattatgattattattataataattattgtatcattattattattattattattattattattattattattatgcttattattatcgtgattattattctgtggagataaagaaaagataaaaaaaaaatagagataaagaaagataaaaattctcccaagtgaaagagatatggccatggaagagggaataataataataatataaaaaaaaaaaaaggggggaaggatattgagttgaaagtcgatacctgatactgaaagatggaaaataaatattttcttccacaaaaccaaacagattgtctatgaaaattctttaatgaaagagatgtttggccctaaaaagggcctagatattgctgttatgaagatcattcgtggatgacttcttaggcacgctcgccacggatgcgacgagccagttggatgtcctttggcatgatagtcacgcgcttggcatggatggcgcacaggttggtatcctcaaacagacccacgaggtaagcctcggaagcttcctggagagccatgacagcagaggactggaagcggaggtcagtcttgaaatcctgagcaatttcacgcaccaggcgctggaaaggcagtttcctgataagcagctcagtgctcttctgataacggcggatctcacggagagcaacggttccaggcctgtaacggtggggtttcttgacacctccagtggctggagcagacttgcgagctgcctttgtagcaagctgcttgcggggcgccttgccaccagtggacttgcgagccgtttgcttggtacgtgccatagttgtggtaacaacaactcacaacgaacactcagctgagtctgcccgcgcttataacataacataacataacaaagagagaaaagatggggagggagaagtggggatagtgggaagaataggggggtgataagaagggaattgtaggaggagaaatagtcactggggcttaacccaggcgcaatttgaattaggaaggacatctttttttttttttttttttttttttttttttttttttttttttagcgtgttatattcattctaagatggcaagggagacaaggtccttatcggggaaagcaggagagtccgccaccaaccgagcaagccaagcccaaaaCAGCCACGGcaacggacgccgcccacgcacccaaaacaccaggccaaaccacgcacaagttaggggccagactatccagagcctgcattatcaggatgtgaaagaggagtgaaggacagtcagagtaaaaaagggttttttttgtgttttttattggttcaaagaaggacagaggaagaagtacatccgtatagcggagggacctacagttttacgtgggttccgaaccacggatagtagtagagtgatttggtgatgggcgggatatttattgtgtgatgtaatgtggtgggtgaaaaagcggtgtcggtcctttcatctcgtgtcctgtgacttgtcctgcaaaaaggccaacctgctaaaaaaaaaaaaaaaaaaaaaaaaagagagaatataaaaaatgtcgtggtattatgtgcatggggagggtgaggatggtttgtgataatgattgacgtgattgtaggatgtgcaatgacagaggctcgaaaaggctccctcaccgcaacgaggggtcaaatctaataccatctgcttgcacgcggtaagtcgccggtggtggggggtgaatggagattcctgcatggatgcttccagggccccgccccaccatctcttgactaccttactACCCAGCTCTGGCCGCACCAAACTACCTCTGTgggggggggtgaagtggcttccactgaatagtGTGGTTGCCGTCCCCACCATCAGTGCTGGCCGCTCCATAACTGCCACGGGGGGTAccactaccggaacgtcatgccaacggccgggggccccattgccgtggcGTCAGTGGGAgaagtgcggttcgtgctatcctcTTTCATCTGAAAGTGGTCTGGTGTCCCTTTgagaacctaggctgcgagacggaaaaataatgcataaaaaaaacacaaaaatatgaataaaaaaccataagacaaaatatataaaaaaaccactaggtgttggcacgcgagCCCACTCcttcggtcagaggcatggaatgttaatggtggtgtgttttgtcgcatctttttcccgggagcggtccggtgcctccttgggacctaggctgcgagacagaaagataatgcataaaataaacaaaagatgaatacaaagccataagacaaaaaatatgaaaaaaccactaggtgtagGCACACGGGCTCgccccacgtgaacgagagtgcGACGATGATTCCACTCAGACACCTTGAGTAGTAGAgaagattagagaaagagagagaaagagagagagagagagagagagagagagagagagagagagagagagagagagagagagagagagagagagagagagagagagtgaaagagagagtgaaggagtccgttatttagaaaatggggtcaggaggcacagtgggagggtcAAGGAGGTTGCAGTGTGGGAGgtgacggaaagctgggggaaggttggttatgaaattgtatgtgtttgtgtgtctgtcagaaAATGAGGTTAGCTGTTTGTTGAGTCTGTTGTAGTGTGTTATGTTAACAGgagggatgttggactcctcatgagtagagagagaggaccgaaagtcgaaccatttcgttccaagggcgaaacgaattgctcgatTCTGGACCCTCTGAAGTTTTGAGAGGTTAGTGGgagcggaaagagagagtgcaagAGGGCAATAGGTTAAAAGGGGGAGAATAAAAGCTTTGAAGAGGTgtagttttgttttcgtgttgctgtcgcgaaatctttcgaGGTTGCTCAAGGCCACGGCGGCTAAAGCAGCTTTTTGgtttatatgtatgttgaaTTTGAGGTGCTTGTcgatggtgaggccaagcactttgttgttgttactgatggggattgggttGGGGTGTGGAACAATGTTGTTCAATGAGATTTGGCGaggctgacttttttttatgttaaagtaGGTGACTTtagatttttcgggatgggagaggattcgccatttcatctcccatagGCTAGTCGCCGTCAGTTCCCGTTGAATTTTGTCTgtgaggagatctaacgacctggctcgagccaattgcgttacatcgtccgcgtattgaatggTTAATGAATCATTATGAACTGGAGGGGGCATGTCAGCTGTATACATGTTGAAAAGGGTGGGGGACAGtacagagccttgtgggactccagcctgaggggaaAAGGATGTTGAAAAGGTGCCCTGATGACAGATTCTTGTCCGTCTCTCTACCAGAAAACTACATAGTATGCGTTGCGTTAGGGGGGGAAGGTTGAAGTTGTTGcaaattttgtgttttaagCCTGCGTGCCAAACagtgtcaaatgcttttttgacatcttttgttaCAAGGGCTGCTCTGAAATAGGGCTTATTGAAATTTAAGTATGCAACTATGCTGTTTAGAGCGTCCTcggttgaggcgttcctccggaagccgaactgctgtggtgccagcagcTCGTTAccttcgaggaacgctctcaatcttaaattgATGAGGCGTTCAAAGGTTTTTCCgagaatttcaaggaggctaatggggcgatagttttctggtaagtgggagttttttccgggcttagcaatgagggtgatgtttgaaattttgaatgcCTTAGGAAAGTATCCAGAGGCAAGGCAGGCGTTGAAAATCTCCGTCAGGCTGGATATAGTTTCTTGGGGAAGGTTCCGCACCATGGGccaggtgactcctgaggggccaggggctcgccgcggagtatgcctgagcaacctggcgacATCATCCTCCTCAAtaggtgtggtgagagggtgttgggggtTGAGGCGTATTTTTTGTATAGTGTTATGTGGAATCGTGTTTGCTAGGTTGTGGCGTGCACGATCGATGATGTTGtttatgtgggcaatactgggctcgtggagtgggagagggtgtggttggaaagTATTGTGCCAGTGTGTCTTGAAGATGCTGGTGACTTGTTCTGGGTTTGTGATGCGATccccgttcactaggaggtactcgaatctttcccgctggCATCCCCTCAGCCTGtacaccatgtgccagaactgtgTAGGATTACTGCAGCGGGTTCTGTCCATATGGGAGACTAgattcctccagtgagcgctgtgatcTTCCTGTAGGCTATTTGTTATGTGTGTACGAAGGGTGCAAAGATCTCCGTAGATAGGTG
Protein-coding sequences here:
- the LOC135114305 gene encoding histone H3, translating into MARTKQTARKSTGGKAPRKQLATKAARKSAPATGGVKKPHRYRPGTVALREIRRYQKSTELLIRKLPFQRLVREIAQDFKTDLRFQSSAVMALQEASEAYLVGLFEDTNLCAIHAKRVTIMPKDIQLARRIRGERA